From the genome of Candidatus Poribacteria bacterium, one region includes:
- a CDS encoding Gfo/Idh/MocA family oxidoreductase: protein MAAFKAGIIGCGGRGRAHARGYQASPDVEIVACSDPIEDARNAFAEQFEVPNTYESYEEMLAKESLDFVSVCTWIALHRDMVIAAANSGIKAIHSEKPMAPTWGDAKALYQACVDNDVVITFCHQRRFGAQFIKAKQLANEGAIGELRRLEGSCSNLLDWGTHWFDMFLFYNNDEPVDWVIGQIDVAEEKLVFGTQVETSGLSWFRWKNGVEGLLTTGGASSQGFSNRLIGTEGIIDVGGGAPVRLLRAESDGWETPDLSDIPKGDDTVFSVLDLIDSVKTGREPELSGRKALQGAELIFATYESSRRRAKINLPLTVDDSALLTMVANGDIG, encoded by the coding sequence ATGGCAGCTTTTAAAGCAGGTATCATCGGTTGTGGTGGACGTGGGCGCGCCCATGCACGCGGGTATCAAGCATCTCCAGATGTTGAGATCGTGGCGTGTTCCGATCCGATTGAAGACGCGAGGAACGCTTTCGCGGAACAGTTTGAGGTGCCCAATACCTACGAAAGTTATGAAGAGATGCTGGCTAAAGAATCGCTCGATTTTGTCAGCGTCTGCACGTGGATTGCGCTCCATAGGGATATGGTTATCGCTGCTGCCAACAGCGGCATTAAAGCCATCCATTCTGAGAAACCGATGGCACCGACATGGGGCGATGCCAAAGCACTCTATCAGGCGTGTGTGGATAACGACGTGGTGATAACGTTCTGCCACCAACGCCGTTTTGGCGCACAATTCATTAAGGCAAAACAACTGGCAAATGAAGGGGCAATCGGTGAATTGCGCCGCCTTGAGGGTTCATGTTCAAATCTGCTTGACTGGGGAACACATTGGTTTGATATGTTCCTTTTTTATAATAACGACGAACCTGTTGACTGGGTAATCGGTCAAATAGATGTAGCAGAAGAGAAACTCGTCTTCGGGACGCAAGTTGAGACAAGCGGTCTATCCTGGTTCCGCTGGAAAAACGGTGTCGAGGGTTTATTGACAACCGGTGGTGCCTCTTCACAAGGGTTCTCGAATCGTCTCATCGGCACTGAAGGTATTATTGATGTCGGTGGTGGCGCGCCGGTCCGCCTGCTACGCGCGGAGTCTGACGGTTGGGAAACGCCTGATTTAAGCGACATCCCGAAAGGCGATGACACAGTTTTCTCTGTTCTTGACCTTATTGACAGTGTTAAGACTGGACGTGAGCCGGAACTCAGCGGACGTAAAGCACTGCAGGGGGCGGAACTTATTTTTGCGACGTATGAGTCGAGCCGGCGGCGGGCAAAGATTAATTTACCCCTCACAGTAGATGATTCGGCTTTGCTGACGATGGTTGCTAATGGAGACATCGGTTAA